In Thermodesulfovibrionia bacterium, the genomic window GTGGCTGAGATAGAAGGCGACCTGCTGAAGGCGGTCTTAGCTAAAGATATAAAGAAGATCGAAGCCAAATACAAAAAACTCATCAAGGCGCAGAAAGAGCTTAATCAGGCAGTTGCTAAACAGATGAAGTGAAAATATAAGAAATCAGGAGTTCATTTAGCCCTTATGGTTTGCAGCACGATATATTGACAATTAACAACATGAGGTATGATAATATGCCAGTCAAAGTTGATTTAGTTGTTAAATTTTATTTAATACATCTACAAGCAAGGACTCTATAGACTTTATGGGTATTGATTCAGGTAAGATTTTTTTAGAAGATGTATACAAAACTCATCATGAGAAAGGGAAAAGATATGGATATTTATATTGCCATGGTGAGAGAGGCATATACTTAAAAGACTGGATTGGCGAGGGAAAGGTTGTTTTGGATTTAGGATGCAGAGACGGCGAGTTAACAAAATATTTCACAAAAGGCAATACTGTAACAGGCGTGGACATTGACAGGAAGGCACTGGATATTGCGAAGAGCAAGATCGGGATTGAAACTTTATGGCTGGACTTAAACGCCGAATTTCCCTTTGAGAAAGAATCATTTGATGTTGTAGTAGCTTGTGAAATAGTCGAGCATATTTATTACACAAAACCATTTATTGAGAAAATATTAGCTGTTTTAAAAAATGGCGGGATGTTTATAGGTTCTGTTCCAAACAGCAAAAGGATGAGGAATAGGTATAAGTTCCTTATCGGGAAAGACTTTGACAGCGACCCAACGCATGTTCACATGTTTTACCCTGAGAAATTAAGGAAATTATTAACACCCTATTTTAGAGATATTTTAATAATTCCTTTGGGAGGGAAAATCCTGCCGTTTCTCAAAGTATCAAAGAATACCCCGTGTTCTCTGAATATGCTCTTTGGCAGAGATTTACTATTCAAAGCCATCAAGTAATTCCCTCCTCATTATAAGTGATAGCTTATTATTGCCACCTGAATTGAAATATAAATTCAAAATTTAAAGCATGCTAAGACTGACTGAACTCAAACTTCCGTTCGATCATCCTAAAGGAGAGATAAGAGATGCTGTTATCAAGAGGCTCCGTATCCCTGCTGTTGATCTTACAAACTACGCTATATTCAGACGCGGGGTTGATGCTCGCAAATCACCGGCTATCTTTTTTGTATATACGCTTGATATTGAAGCGCGCAATGAGGCTGAGATACTTGAGCGGTTCAAAAAAGATTTACATATCAAAACCGCACCTGACATCAGCTATCATTTTGTCGCGCAAGCTCCTGAAACACTCACATCACGGCCGGTCATTATCGGCATGGGGCCTGCCGGGCTATTCGCAGGGCTGATACTCGCGCAGTCAGGATTTCGCCCGCTGATACTGGAGCGCGGCAAGGCTGTGCGCGAGCGAACCAAAGACACATTCGGCCTCTGGCGCAAGGGCATACTTCATCCTGAATCAAATGTGCAGTTCGGCGAAGGCGGCGCAGGCACATTTTCAGACGGCAAGCTGCATACCCAGATCAGAGACCCGAAGCATTACGGCAGAAAAGTGTTAGAGGAATTTGTTAAGGCAGGCGCGCCGGCTGAGATACTTTATGTCAGCAAGCCGCACATCGGCACATTCCGGCTGGTCGGCATAGTGGAGAAGATGCGCGCTGAGATACAATCCTTGGGCGGAGAGATACGGTTTGAAAGCCATGTGGATGACATTAAGATAAATAACGGAAAGGTGCAAGGCGTGACGCTGGCAAGCGGTGAAGATATCGCAACTGATCATCTCATCCTCGCGATCGGCCACAGCGCGCGTGATACCTTTGAGATGATACATAGGCATGGCATTTATATCGAGCCTAAACCTTTTTCTATCGGCCTCCGCATCGAGCATCCGCAGTCGCTCATCGACCGCAGCCGTCATGGCAAGAGCGCGGACAACCCGCTTCTCGGCGCGGCTGATTATAAACTGGTATATCACGCTGCTAACGGCCGCTCGGTCTACACATTCTGCATGTGTCCCGGCGGTAAGGTGGTTGCAGCAGCATCTGAACCCGGGCGTGTTGTGACGAACGGCATGAGCCAGTATTCGCGCAGTGACAGCAACGCCAACAGCGCTATCGTGGTTGGCATCTCACCGGAAGACTATCCAAATGGCCCGCTCGCAGGCATGGAGTTTCAGCGTTACTGGGAGTCGCGCGCTTATGAACTTGGCGGAAAAAATTATCATGCGCCAGCGCAGCTCGTAAGTGATTTTCTAGCAGGCAGGCCTTCGACTAAATTAGGCATGGTGCAGCCCTCTTATGCGCCCGGTGTGCAACTGTGCGACCTCAGCACAGCCTTGCCGGATTATGCTGTTGCTGCGATACGCGAAGCTCTGCCTGCCTTTGCAAAACAGATAAATGGATTTGATCTTGCCGATGCCGTGCTGACCGGGGTTGAGACGCGCACCTCTTCACCGATACGCATCAAACGCAACGATGATGACCTGCAAAGTATAAATACCAAAGGCTTATATCCCGCAGGAGAAGGCGCAGGCTATGCAGGCGGGATACTCTCTTCTGCCGTTGATGGGATCAAGGTTGCAGAGGCAGTTGCCTTGAGCATGATGGGCTGAGTTCTTTAAGGAGATTTTCTTGGATCTAATATTAAACAAGTTACGGATACCTGTTGAAAAAGACGGGATTGATGAATATATAAAAGCAGCTTCAGAAAAACTTGGGCTAAGTGAAAGCAGTATAAATCTCACTAAGATACTGAGCAAGTCACTTGATGCGAGCAGCAAAGAAGCGTTCTACTACGAACTGTCAATTGTTGTAAATCTTCCTGAAAGCTTCGACAACAAAAAAAACTTCCCTCTATTCACTGAGACGATAACGCCTGACAAAAACCCGATCACCATCAAAGAGAGTCCTATCATAATAGGCTTCGGCCCTGCAGGAATCTTCGCTGCGCTTGAGCTTATTGAGCATGGGATAAAACCCCTGATATTTGAAAGAGGCAAGATGATAGAAGAACGCTCGATTGATGTTCAGACGTTTATTAAAGAGAGGAAGCTTGACCCTGAATCCAATATCCAGTTCGGCGAAGGCGGCGCAGGTTCATACTCTGACGGAAAGCTCTTTGCCAGGTTAAGGAACTCGCATTCAGCAAACAAGGTGCTTGATACCTTCATTAAATTCGGCGCGCCTGAAGAGATAGGCTACATCCGCAAGCCTCATCTTGGTACGGACGTCTTGTGCAGGATCGTGAAGAGCATAAGGAACTATATTCTGGAAAGAGGCGGGGAGATACACTATGGGGCAAAGATGACCGACTTACTTATCACAGACGGTAAGGCATCAGGCGTAGTGATAAACGGTGACACAGAATATCATTCTTCAATGATATTCATTGCGCTCGGGCATTCAGCGCGTGATACATTTGAGATGATCTACAAAAAAGGTGTCACCATGGAGCAGAAACAGATATTCGTCGGCACAAGAATAGAGCATCCTGTTGAGATCATAAACCTCATGAGATATGGAGATAAATATAAGGACTATCCGAAGATTGGAGCAGCGCTTTATTCTCTAAACTACACCGACAAAAAAACAGGAAGGGGCGTCTACACATTCTGCATGTGCCCCGGAGGCGAGGTGGTGAATGCCTCATCTGAAGACGGCATGCTCGTTGTCAACGGCATGAGCTACGCAAACAGATCATCAGCATTCTCAAATTCAGCGATAGTTGCAACCTGCCATACGACTGATTACGGATCAGCCCATCCATTGGCAGGGCTTGAGTTCCAGAAAGATATCGAGCGAAAGGCGTTTGCTGCAGGCGGCGGAGATTGGAAGGTTCCTGCGCAGAATCTGATGGATTTTTTATGCGGCAGAAGCTCTGCCAGCCTGAATAAAACTTCCTACAAGATGGGCGCTGAATCCGTCCCCATGAATACAATTCTGCCCGGCTTTATAAACGAAGCGCTTTTAACCGCATTCAATCACTGGAAAGAAGATTATCCATTGTTTGTCTCAGGCCATGCGATACTCTTAGGAGCAGAAACAAGAACTTCCTCACCCGTAAGAATTATGCGCAATGAAAAATATGAGTCAGTAAATATAAAGAACCTCTATCCTATCGGCGAAGGCGCTGGCTACGCAGGCGGCATAACGAGCTCGGCAGCTGATGCGATAAAGGCTGTTGAGTTCAGCTTGAAGGCATATTCATAGTTG contains:
- a CDS encoding class I SAM-dependent methyltransferase, which codes for MGIDSGKIFLEDVYKTHHEKGKRYGYLYCHGERGIYLKDWIGEGKVVLDLGCRDGELTKYFTKGNTVTGVDIDRKALDIAKSKIGIETLWLDLNAEFPFEKESFDVVVACEIVEHIYYTKPFIEKILAVLKNGGMFIGSVPNSKRMRNRYKFLIGKDFDSDPTHVHMFYPEKLRKLLTPYFRDILIIPLGGKILPFLKVSKNTPCSLNMLFGRDLLFKAIK
- a CDS encoding NAD(P)/FAD-dependent oxidoreductase produces the protein MLRLTELKLPFDHPKGEIRDAVIKRLRIPAVDLTNYAIFRRGVDARKSPAIFFVYTLDIEARNEAEILERFKKDLHIKTAPDISYHFVAQAPETLTSRPVIIGMGPAGLFAGLILAQSGFRPLILERGKAVRERTKDTFGLWRKGILHPESNVQFGEGGAGTFSDGKLHTQIRDPKHYGRKVLEEFVKAGAPAEILYVSKPHIGTFRLVGIVEKMRAEIQSLGGEIRFESHVDDIKINNGKVQGVTLASGEDIATDHLILAIGHSARDTFEMIHRHGIYIEPKPFSIGLRIEHPQSLIDRSRHGKSADNPLLGAADYKLVYHAANGRSVYTFCMCPGGKVVAAASEPGRVVTNGMSQYSRSDSNANSAIVVGISPEDYPNGPLAGMEFQRYWESRAYELGGKNYHAPAQLVSDFLAGRPSTKLGMVQPSYAPGVQLCDLSTALPDYAVAAIREALPAFAKQINGFDLADAVLTGVETRTSSPIRIKRNDDDLQSINTKGLYPAGEGAGYAGGILSSAVDGIKVAEAVALSMMG
- a CDS encoding dehydrogenase, with amino-acid sequence MDLILNKLRIPVEKDGIDEYIKAASEKLGLSESSINLTKILSKSLDASSKEAFYYELSIVVNLPESFDNKKNFPLFTETITPDKNPITIKESPIIIGFGPAGIFAALELIEHGIKPLIFERGKMIEERSIDVQTFIKERKLDPESNIQFGEGGAGSYSDGKLFARLRNSHSANKVLDTFIKFGAPEEIGYIRKPHLGTDVLCRIVKSIRNYILERGGEIHYGAKMTDLLITDGKASGVVINGDTEYHSSMIFIALGHSARDTFEMIYKKGVTMEQKQIFVGTRIEHPVEIINLMRYGDKYKDYPKIGAALYSLNYTDKKTGRGVYTFCMCPGGEVVNASSEDGMLVVNGMSYANRSSAFSNSAIVATCHTTDYGSAHPLAGLEFQKDIERKAFAAGGGDWKVPAQNLMDFLCGRSSASLNKTSYKMGAESVPMNTILPGFINEALLTAFNHWKEDYPLFVSGHAILLGAETRTSSPVRIMRNEKYESVNIKNLYPIGEGAGYAGGITSSAADAIKAVEFSLKAYS